A window of the Chrysemys picta bellii isolate R12L10 chromosome 24, ASM1138683v2, whole genome shotgun sequence genome harbors these coding sequences:
- the CNP gene encoding 2',3'-cyclic-nucleotide 3'-phosphodiesterase isoform X3 encodes MSTQSSKERPENLQFPFLDDDTTMSTVKESKTLFIIRGLPGSGKSTLAQAIQDQYKDACKVISADTYKITPAIRSSIPEDYSKLDEDLVDYCKRDISVVVVDDTHHERERLDQLFDIADKYQYKVLFVEPKTPWKMDCLQLKDKNQWKLSVEDLKKMKPSLEKDFLPLYYGWFLSKKSSENLRKTGKAFLDELGSLKVFKKESKYFLPAEDPKVKLDLTSYFVKRPPSVLHCTTKFTDFGKAMGADEYAQQEVVKASYGKAFTLTISALFLTTKTAGARVELSEQELLLWPGDVDKILPTDNLPKGSRAHITLGCASGIEPVQTGIDLLEFVKLEKAGTKDDEIEEIGGGKLQYFGNGMWMLLLSKKIEVKAIFSGYYGKGKLVPTQGSNKRGSAFNPCTII; translated from the exons atgtCTACTCAGTCATCGAAAGAGAGGCCCGAAAATCTGCAGTTTCCATTCCTTGATGACGACACTACCATGTCTACAGTCAAAGAATCTAAAACCCTTTTTATCATAAGAGGCCTGCCTGGCAGTGGGAAATCCACTCTTGCCCAGGCTATTCAAGACCAGTATAAGGATGCCTGCAAGGTCATTTCTGCCGATACCTATAAAATTACACCTGCAATAAGAAGCTCCATTCCTGAAGATTATTCAAAGTTGGATGAGGATTTAGTTGACTATTGCAAGCGAGACATCAGTGTTGTTGTTGTGGATGATACTCACCATGAACGGGAACGGCTAGACCAACTCTTTGATATTGCTGACAAATACCAGTATAAAGTCCTCTTTGTTGAACCCAAAACACCTTGGAAGATGGATTGCTTGCAGCTTAAGGATAAGAATCAGTGGAAACTGTCTGTGGAAGATTTGAAGAAGATGAAACCAAGCTTGGAGAAAGATTTCCTACCTTTGTATTATGGATGGTTTTTGAGCAAAAAGAGCTCTGAGAACTTGAGGAAGACCGGGAAAGCCTTTTTAGATGAGCTTGGAAGTCTTAAAGTATTCAAAAAGGAGTCTAAGTACT ttcTTCCTGCTGAAGATCCCAAAGTAAAATTGGACCTGACCAGCTACTTTGTGAAAAGGCCACCCAGCGTCTTGCACTGTACTACAAAATTTACTGACTTTGGAAAGGCTATGGGAGCTGATGAATATGCACAACAAGAA GTTGTGAAGGCTTCCTACGGAAAAGCCTTTACCCTGACTATCTCTGCGCTGTTCCTCACAACAAAAACAGCTGGTGCTCGTGTGGAACTGAGTGAGCAAGAACTGCTGCTGTGGCCGGGAGACGTCGACAAGATCCTGCCTACAGACAACCTGCCCAAAGGCAGCCGGGCTCACATTACCCTTGGATGCGCCAGTGGCATAGAACCGGTCCAGACTGGAATTGACTTGCTGGAGTTTGTCAAGCTGGAAAAGGCAGGGACCAAAGATGATGAAATTGAGGAAATTGGTGGAGGGAAACTGCAGTACTTCGGCAATGGCATGTGGATGCTCCTACTTTCTAAAAAGATTGAAGTGAAAGCTATTTTCTCAGGTTACTATGGCAAGGGAAAGCTAGTGCCGACTCAGGGAAGTAACAAGCGAGGCTCTGCCTTCAATCCCTGCACTATCATCTaa
- the CNP gene encoding 2',3'-cyclic-nucleotide 3'-phosphodiesterase isoform X2, translating to MQPLLRAARYLCKVPNCMLNSHAKIVTAFILEAERACWRSPDNNRGVTRKSHTFLPKIFRKMSTQSSKERPENLQFPFLDDDTTMSTVKESKTLFIIRGLPGSGKSTLAQAIQDQYKDACKVISADTYKITPAIRSSIPEDYSKLDEDLVDYCKRDISVVVVDDTHHERERLDQLFDIADKYQYKVLFVEPKTPWKMDCLQLKDKNQWKLSVEDLKKMKPSLEKDFLPLYYGWFLSKKSSENLRKTGKAFLDELGSLKVFKKESKYFLPAEDPKVKLDLTSYFVKRPPSVLHCTTKFTDFGKAMGADEYAQQEVVKASYGKAFTLTISALFLTTKTAGARVELSEQELLLWPGDVDKILPTDNLPKGSRAHITLGCASGIEPVQTGIDLLEFVKLEKAGTKDDEIEEIGGGKLQYFGNGMWMLLLSKKIEVKAIFSGYYGKGKLVPTQGSNKRGSAFNPCTII from the exons ATGCAGCCCCTGCTCCGAGCAGCTCGCTATCTTTGTAAAGTGCCAAACTGCATGCTAAACAGTCACGCTAAGATCGTCACAGCCTTCATCTTGGAGGCAGAGAGAGCCTGCTGGCGCTCCCCTGACAAC aaCAGAGGCGTTACCCGGAAGAGCCATACATTCCTGcctaaaatatttagaaaaatgtCTACTCAGTCATCGAAAGAGAGGCCCGAAAATCTGCAGTTTCCATTCCTTGATGACGACACTACCATGTCTACAGTCAAAGAATCTAAAACCCTTTTTATCATAAGAGGCCTGCCTGGCAGTGGGAAATCCACTCTTGCCCAGGCTATTCAAGACCAGTATAAGGATGCCTGCAAGGTCATTTCTGCCGATACCTATAAAATTACACCTGCAATAAGAAGCTCCATTCCTGAAGATTATTCAAAGTTGGATGAGGATTTAGTTGACTATTGCAAGCGAGACATCAGTGTTGTTGTTGTGGATGATACTCACCATGAACGGGAACGGCTAGACCAACTCTTTGATATTGCTGACAAATACCAGTATAAAGTCCTCTTTGTTGAACCCAAAACACCTTGGAAGATGGATTGCTTGCAGCTTAAGGATAAGAATCAGTGGAAACTGTCTGTGGAAGATTTGAAGAAGATGAAACCAAGCTTGGAGAAAGATTTCCTACCTTTGTATTATGGATGGTTTTTGAGCAAAAAGAGCTCTGAGAACTTGAGGAAGACCGGGAAAGCCTTTTTAGATGAGCTTGGAAGTCTTAAAGTATTCAAAAAGGAGTCTAAGTACT ttcTTCCTGCTGAAGATCCCAAAGTAAAATTGGACCTGACCAGCTACTTTGTGAAAAGGCCACCCAGCGTCTTGCACTGTACTACAAAATTTACTGACTTTGGAAAGGCTATGGGAGCTGATGAATATGCACAACAAGAA GTTGTGAAGGCTTCCTACGGAAAAGCCTTTACCCTGACTATCTCTGCGCTGTTCCTCACAACAAAAACAGCTGGTGCTCGTGTGGAACTGAGTGAGCAAGAACTGCTGCTGTGGCCGGGAGACGTCGACAAGATCCTGCCTACAGACAACCTGCCCAAAGGCAGCCGGGCTCACATTACCCTTGGATGCGCCAGTGGCATAGAACCGGTCCAGACTGGAATTGACTTGCTGGAGTTTGTCAAGCTGGAAAAGGCAGGGACCAAAGATGATGAAATTGAGGAAATTGGTGGAGGGAAACTGCAGTACTTCGGCAATGGCATGTGGATGCTCCTACTTTCTAAAAAGATTGAAGTGAAAGCTATTTTCTCAGGTTACTATGGCAAGGGAAAGCTAGTGCCGACTCAGGGAAGTAACAAGCGAGGCTCTGCCTTCAATCCCTGCACTATCATCTaa
- the CNP gene encoding 2',3'-cyclic-nucleotide 3'-phosphodiesterase isoform X1 codes for MKIAAGGPGTEPRPLRSAPAAPGGAALAMNRGVTRKSHTFLPKIFRKMSTQSSKERPENLQFPFLDDDTTMSTVKESKTLFIIRGLPGSGKSTLAQAIQDQYKDACKVISADTYKITPAIRSSIPEDYSKLDEDLVDYCKRDISVVVVDDTHHERERLDQLFDIADKYQYKVLFVEPKTPWKMDCLQLKDKNQWKLSVEDLKKMKPSLEKDFLPLYYGWFLSKKSSENLRKTGKAFLDELGSLKVFKKESKYFLPAEDPKVKLDLTSYFVKRPPSVLHCTTKFTDFGKAMGADEYAQQEVVKASYGKAFTLTISALFLTTKTAGARVELSEQELLLWPGDVDKILPTDNLPKGSRAHITLGCASGIEPVQTGIDLLEFVKLEKAGTKDDEIEEIGGGKLQYFGNGMWMLLLSKKIEVKAIFSGYYGKGKLVPTQGSNKRGSAFNPCTII; via the exons ATGAAAATCGCGGCGGGCGGGCCCGGCACAGAGCCGCGTCCCCTCCGCTCGGCACCCGCAGCCCCTGGCGGCGCCGCCCTCGCCATG aaCAGAGGCGTTACCCGGAAGAGCCATACATTCCTGcctaaaatatttagaaaaatgtCTACTCAGTCATCGAAAGAGAGGCCCGAAAATCTGCAGTTTCCATTCCTTGATGACGACACTACCATGTCTACAGTCAAAGAATCTAAAACCCTTTTTATCATAAGAGGCCTGCCTGGCAGTGGGAAATCCACTCTTGCCCAGGCTATTCAAGACCAGTATAAGGATGCCTGCAAGGTCATTTCTGCCGATACCTATAAAATTACACCTGCAATAAGAAGCTCCATTCCTGAAGATTATTCAAAGTTGGATGAGGATTTAGTTGACTATTGCAAGCGAGACATCAGTGTTGTTGTTGTGGATGATACTCACCATGAACGGGAACGGCTAGACCAACTCTTTGATATTGCTGACAAATACCAGTATAAAGTCCTCTTTGTTGAACCCAAAACACCTTGGAAGATGGATTGCTTGCAGCTTAAGGATAAGAATCAGTGGAAACTGTCTGTGGAAGATTTGAAGAAGATGAAACCAAGCTTGGAGAAAGATTTCCTACCTTTGTATTATGGATGGTTTTTGAGCAAAAAGAGCTCTGAGAACTTGAGGAAGACCGGGAAAGCCTTTTTAGATGAGCTTGGAAGTCTTAAAGTATTCAAAAAGGAGTCTAAGTACT ttcTTCCTGCTGAAGATCCCAAAGTAAAATTGGACCTGACCAGCTACTTTGTGAAAAGGCCACCCAGCGTCTTGCACTGTACTACAAAATTTACTGACTTTGGAAAGGCTATGGGAGCTGATGAATATGCACAACAAGAA GTTGTGAAGGCTTCCTACGGAAAAGCCTTTACCCTGACTATCTCTGCGCTGTTCCTCACAACAAAAACAGCTGGTGCTCGTGTGGAACTGAGTGAGCAAGAACTGCTGCTGTGGCCGGGAGACGTCGACAAGATCCTGCCTACAGACAACCTGCCCAAAGGCAGCCGGGCTCACATTACCCTTGGATGCGCCAGTGGCATAGAACCGGTCCAGACTGGAATTGACTTGCTGGAGTTTGTCAAGCTGGAAAAGGCAGGGACCAAAGATGATGAAATTGAGGAAATTGGTGGAGGGAAACTGCAGTACTTCGGCAATGGCATGTGGATGCTCCTACTTTCTAAAAAGATTGAAGTGAAAGCTATTTTCTCAGGTTACTATGGCAAGGGAAAGCTAGTGCCGACTCAGGGAAGTAACAAGCGAGGCTCTGCCTTCAATCCCTGCACTATCATCTaa
- the ODAD4 gene encoding outer dynein arm-docking complex subunit 4, producing MEDAEGEGLSGTFPSLMAEGALLSRRGEHGKALASFTNALQLQAGDKHCLVARSMCYLKLGDTENSLRDAEASLQNDKTFSKGLYQKAETLYTMGDFEFALVYYHRGHKLRPELQKFRLGIQKAQEAIDNSVGSPSSVKLENKGDLCFLSRQAESKKVKQKLQVKAPKKDQKQQSKVGPIRNEKTERQLLGELYADKAYLEKLLKDEDLMKSSTKHGMTVEDLILGGINYLDTRTEFWQQQKPIYARVRDRKLMQQRWLPERKRKPSEVARYILKSMEEIDMLLTSSCPEGSCKKAEHVLKTIQGWSEDEIPNKNELIGNLYSCIGNAQIEMGQMGRALQSHKMDLEIARENDLPDAVSRALDNIGRVYARIGKFQQAIDTWEEKIPLAKTSLEKTWLFHEIGRCYLELDEATEAQDYGEKSLQSAEEEGDVEWQLNASVLVAQAQVKLQDFQSAVMNFEKALEKAKLIHNDAAQQAIIIALDDANKDFIEELRAEQRTERLESFRDYDYDDEYKEEEEAKAQNEREENKQKETEKEENERNGRGEKEEEKEETEGEKGEDYAELHQDLPE from the exons gctctgcagctgcaagCAGGGGACAAGCACTGCCTGGTCGCCCGGTCAATGTGTTACCTGAAACTCGGGGACACAGAAAATTCCCTGAGAGATGCAGAAGCCTCTCTTCAAAATGACAAAACATTCTCCAAG GGACTTTACCAAAAGGCTGAGACCCTGTACACCATGGGCGACTTTGAATTTGCACTAGTGTATTATCACCGAGGCCACAAACTACGTCCAGAGCTGCAGAAATTCAGGCTGGGAATTCAGAAAGCTCAGGAAGCGATTGACAACTCGGTCGGAA GTCCTTCCTCAGTTAAACTGGAGAATAAAGGGGACCTCTGCTTTTTAAGCAGGCAGGCAGAG AGCAAAAAAGTGAAGCAGAAACTTCAGGTCAAAGCCCCCAAAAAGGATCAAAAGCAGCAGAGTAAAGTGGGGCCCATCAGGAATGAAAAGACCGAACGGCAACTTCTTGGAGAGCTTTACGCTGACAAGGCCTACCTGGAGAAACTCCTCAAGGATGAAG ACTTGATGAAAAGCAGCACAAAGCACGGGATGACAGTGGAGGACCTGATCCTGGGCGGCATTAACTACCTGGACACCCGCACTGAATTCTGGCAGCAGCAGAAGCCCATCTACGCCCGCGTGAGAGACCGCAAGCTCATGCAGCAGAGATGGCTCCCAGAGAGAAAGCGAAAGCCATCGGAAGTTGCCAGATACATCCTGAAGAGCATGGAAGAAATCGATATGT TGCTGACCAGTAGCTGCCCTGAAGGAAGCTGTAAGAAAGCTGAGCATGTGctaaaaacaattcaaggttggtCTGAGGATGAAATTCCCAACAAGAACGAACTGATTGGAAACCTCTACAGCTGCATCGGGAATGCTCAGATAGAGATGGGGCAAATGGGGAGAGCACTGCAGAGTCACAAGATGGATCTGGAGATCGCCAGGGAAAA TGATCTGCCAGATGCCGTCTCCAGAGCCCTTGACAACATTGGCAGGGTTTATGCCAGAATTGGGAAATTCCAGCAAGCTATTGACAC ATGGGAGGAGAAGATCCCACTGGCAAAAACCAGCCTGGAGAAGACGTGGTTATTCCATGAAATTGGCCGATGTTACCTAGAGCTCGATGAAGCCACAGAGGCCCAGGATTATGGAGAAAAATCCCTCCAGTCAGCGGAGGAGGAGGGCGATGTTGAGTGGCAACTCAATGCTAGTGTGCTGGTGGCACAAGCACAAG TGAAACTCCAGGACTTCCAATCTGCAGTTATGAACTTTGAAAAAGCTCTTGAGAAGGCCAAACTCATTCATAACGATGCAGCTCAGCAGGCCATCATCATC GCCCTAGATGATGCGAACAAAGACTTCATCGAAGAGTTGAGAGCAGAACAAAGGACAGAGAGACTCGAATCTTTCAGAG attatgaTTATGACGATGAAtacaaggaagaagaggaggcaaaggcccaaaatgaaagagaagaaaacaaacaaaaggagacagaaaaggaagagaatgagagaaacggaagaggagaaaaagaagaagaaaaagaggagacagagggagagaaaggggaagaTTATGCAGAGCTTCATCAGgatttgcctgaataa